Genomic window (Nitrosospira multiformis):
AAATAACGGGAGAGCCTTATGAGCGATACAACGCAAAAAGATACGACCAAACCAGTAGTGGCGGTATTTGGTGCCACTGGCCACACGGCCAGGTTTGTCATTGCAGAATTATTGCGCCGTGGGATGACTCCGATAGGCATCGCTCGTAATGCAGCAGCGTTCTCAGCGGCGAACTTTCCCCAAAGCGAAGTCTTTTGTCGTCAAGCAACCGTTGACGATGCAGTGTCGCTCGACCAACCTCGGCGGCGTCACTGCTAGGCAAGCCGAGGAGATGTCGCAGGCTTGGCGGCCCTGGCGCAGCTACGCTGTATTTCATATATGGAATATGAAAAGAAAAATATCTTCGGTGTAGCCTTGAAAAAATGATGAAAAAGAGCAGAGTCTAGGCTTCTCGGATTTTCCCGCCGCTGACGTAACTTGCTTTCCAAGATTTTTTAATGCATCCAGATAGTCTTGTTTATCCTATTGCGCACATGGCGAATTACGTGACCGCGAATCGATAAAGGAAGTGCGAGTCTATACCTCTTAAAGGCAAAATTCGTGTCTTGGTGGCAGTGCCGGCGCCAAGCTCACCGACAGAAACATTCCGGCCGAGCCGATCGCATATTTCATCGGCATGAGTCATCAGTATGGCCGCTTCTGTACGCGTCGGGTAATATTCAGGCAAACAGGTGATTTGCTCGAACAAAGCCGAACCTTGGGCATCATATAGCAGCTTGGGCGGCAAACTTTTGGGCATCCGTGAAAGGCCCTCCAAGACATCCCCGGCTATCGCCGTTGCCTGATGCAATTGTTCAACCGCGATCATGAGTCAGCCCCCACATGAAACCGTCCATCATGTGCCAACCTGATCCCCGAGAATTGCCAGCGCATGTGTGGCGGAAAATAGTTACGATAAGATTTGCGCATGTGCGACACGGGGGTAATACAAGATCCGCCACGTAACACCATCTGGTTGCACATGAACTTTCCGTTATACTCACCCTCTATACCTTCTGGAACACAATAACCCGGATAGGCTGAATAGGGACTTGCAGTCCACTCCCACGTATCTCCAAAAATCTGTTGCAGGCCCGCCTGCGTACCGGCCGGTCTGGGATGATAATTCTCATCTTCCAAAAAATTCCCAGATATACCGATCGAGTCAGCCGCCACCTCCCACTCGAACTCTGTCGGTAGCCGCGCACCCGCCCAGCGAGCGAATGCATCGGCTTCGTAAAAACTCACATGGCAGACTGGCTCGCTGAGGTTCAAGGGCAAGGTACCTCTGCAAGTGAATTGAGTCCATTCATCGCCAGCTTGTTCCCAGTAGAGCGGCGCGGTCCAGCTATGGGCACAAACATGGTCCCAGGCATCCGAAAGCCATAGCTCCGGTCGTGTATAGCCACCATCGGCCATGAACGTCAGATACTCTTTATTGGTAACGAGACGGGATGCCATGCTGAAAGGTTGTATATAAGTCAAGTGTCGCGGCAATTCGTTATCAAACGCAAAGCCGCCCATATCATGTCCAACCTCATAAACACCTTCGTTGAAACAATGCCATGTAAGTGAGGGTGCACCCCATTCCACACTCCGGATTTGGTTGGGCTGGTATCCAGGTCGCAACGGATTAGTCCAAAAAGCATGTTTGATGTCGGTAATGATGAGTTCCTGATGTTGTTGTTCATGATTCAGACCTAATTCGAGCAACTGTAAGATCCTGGGAGACGCATCATGATCCAAAAGATTGCGGATATCCTTATCAACATAGTTGCGATAAAGAAAGATTTGATCAAGTGTAGG
Coding sequences:
- a CDS encoding L-histidine N(alpha)-methyltransferase; translated protein: MIAVEQLHQATAIAGDVLEGLSRMPKSLPPKLLYDAQGSALFEQITCLPEYYPTRTEAAILMTHADEICDRLGRNVSVGELGAGTATKTRILPLRGIDSHFLYRFAVT
- the egtB gene encoding ergothioneine biosynthesis protein EgtB, whose product is MTTAPNMQSMSLSLPHKWMERYGKVRNQTLRLVETLAPDDQMVQSMPEASPTKWHIAHTTWFFETFILKPYMRDYIPFDARFTGLFNSYYKRLGDHPDRTIRSTFSRPTLDQIFLYRNYVDKDIRNLLDHDASPRILQLLELGLNHEQQHQELIITDIKHAFWTNPLRPGYQPNQIRSVEWGAPSLTWHCFNEGVYEVGHDMGGFAFDNELPRHLTYIQPFSMASRLVTNKEYLTFMADGGYTRPELWLSDAWDHVCAHSWTAPLYWEQAGDEWTQFTCRGTLPLNLSEPVCHVSFYEADAFARWAGARLPTEFEWEVAADSIGISGNFLEDENYHPRPAGTQAGLQQIFGDTWEWTASPYSAYPGYCVPEGIEGEYNGKFMCNQMVLRGGSCITPVSHMRKSYRNYFPPHMRWQFSGIRLAHDGRFHVGADS